The Candidatus Limnocylindria bacterium genome has a segment encoding these proteins:
- a CDS encoding (2Fe-2S)-binding protein, whose product MTKSLITLRVNGELHTLAAEPHHTLLEVLREELGLTGTKHGCELGECGACTVLVDGRQVLSCLVLPQQIGLAEVTTVEGLANGPELHPLQIAFAEEGAAQCGYCTPGMLLSAKALLDAHPHPTREQMADTISGNLCRCTGYTSIYEAIEKAAAKPT is encoded by the coding sequence GTGACGAAGTCGCTCATCACGCTTCGCGTCAATGGCGAACTGCACACCCTTGCTGCCGAGCCTCATCACACGCTGCTCGAGGTGCTGCGCGAGGAGCTCGGGCTCACGGGCACGAAGCACGGCTGCGAACTTGGCGAATGCGGCGCGTGCACGGTCCTCGTCGACGGCCGCCAGGTGTTGTCCTGTCTCGTCCTGCCGCAGCAGATCGGCCTGGCCGAAGTAACGACGGTCGAAGGACTCGCGAACGGACCCGAGCTGCATCCGCTGCAGATCGCGTTCGCCGAAGAGGGTGCTGCGCAGTGCGGCTACTGCACACCCGGGATGCTCCTCTCGGCGAAAGCGCTCCTCGATGCGCATCCCCACCCCACCCGCGAGCAGATGGCGGACACGATCAGCGGAAACCTTTGCCGCTGCACGGGCTACACCTCGATCTATGAAGCGATCGAGAAGGCGGCCGCGAAGCCGACATGA
- a CDS encoding helix-turn-helix domain-containing protein, with product MPAVDKTARVLRALADGGRPQGISELARSLGVSKGTLRDILLTLDTHGFVVRDPDTRFRLGPELRALADASSPDLRALAQPHLVSLMETFGETAVLGVVHDGKLEIAARAEPSTGLHMSAPLGRRLPLDAGAHGRVLLHGEAIGYDDQELFRGVRAVAAPVTDARGQRVAAVMVVGFRERIDLRTLRRIGERCASAAAAMSRRIGAPPHGQAVSA from the coding sequence GTGCCGGCGGTCGACAAGACCGCGCGCGTGCTGCGCGCACTGGCCGACGGTGGGCGGCCACAGGGCATCTCCGAGCTCGCGCGATCGCTGGGCGTCTCCAAGGGCACGCTGCGCGACATCCTCCTCACCCTGGACACTCACGGCTTCGTCGTACGTGACCCCGACACGCGCTTCCGCCTCGGTCCGGAGCTGCGCGCGCTCGCGGACGCGAGCTCTCCGGATCTGCGCGCGCTCGCGCAGCCACACCTGGTCAGCCTGATGGAGACGTTCGGTGAGACCGCGGTCCTCGGCGTTGTCCACGACGGCAAGCTCGAGATCGCGGCGCGGGCCGAGCCGAGCACTGGACTGCACATGAGCGCGCCGCTCGGGCGGCGACTGCCGCTCGATGCGGGCGCGCACGGGAGGGTGCTGCTCCACGGTGAGGCGATCGGCTACGACGACCAGGAGCTCTTCCGCGGCGTGCGTGCCGTCGCCGCGCCAGTGACGGACGCGCGCGGCCAGCGTGTGGCCGCCGTCATGGTGGTCGGTTTCAGGGAACGGATCGACCTGAGGACGCTGCGTCGGATCGGCGAGCGCTGCGCGAGCGCCGCCGCCGCGATGTCGCGGCGCATCGGCGCGCCTCCGCACGGTCAGGCGGTCAGCGCGTGA